Proteins encoded by one window of Arachis ipaensis cultivar K30076 chromosome B04, Araip1.1, whole genome shotgun sequence:
- the LOC107636851 gene encoding uncharacterized protein LOC107636851, with translation MLEDLEKKVTLHKDTIYKGRKITTYIYARTALIALLHIHTKGKDLVRPGMTRFATSYLTLGCLNDNKGSLIRMFLSDQWTSSKFAKTKDGKIIASVVLDKVFWKEVVICLRAAYPLLHVLRMVDSEEKPAMGFIYEEMTSAKKKIRDAFQGVETSYIPIWDIIDARWGNQLHRPLHAAGYYLNPQIHYSSGFKIAYELKKQFYACMERMTGNPDLITKMDVQLEDFKTRKEFFGSKVAQNAINSNSLVGLFAT, from the exons ATGTTAGAAGACTTGGAAAAAAAAGTAACACTTCACAAGGACACAATTTATAAAGGTAGAAAGATTACTACTTACATATATGCTAGAACTGCTCTTATTGCACTACTACACATCCACACTAAGGGGAAAGATTTGGTGAGGCCGGGTATGACCCGTTTTGCAACTTCTTACCTTACTTTGGGATGTCTCAATGACAACAAAGGTTCCTTAATAAGAATGTTTCTTTCTGATCAATGGACTTCTAGTAAATTTGCAAAGACAAAAGATGGAAAGATAATTGCAAGTGTAGTGTTAGATAAGGTGTTTTGGAAGGAAGTCGTAATTTGCTTGAGGGCTGCCTACCCTCTTCTTCATGTGCTTCGTATGGTGGATTCAGAAGAAAAGCCGGCAATGGGATTTATTTATGAAGAAATGACAAGTGCAAAGAAAAAAATACGAGATGCATTTCAAGGAGTTGAGACAAG ttaTATACCTATTTGGGACATTATTGATGCAAGATGGGGCAACCAACTTCATAGGCCATTGCATGCTGCAGGCTATTATTTGAATCCTCAAATTCATTATAGCTCTGGTTTTAAAATTGCTTATGAGCTTAAGAAGCAGTTTTATGCTTGTATGGAAAGGATGACAGGAAATCCAGATTTAATCACTAAGATGGATGTTCAACTTGAAGATTTTAAGACTCGAAAAGAGTTTTTTGGTAGTAAAGTAGCTCAAAATGCAATTAATTCTAATAGTTTGGTTGGTTTATTTGCTACTTGA